The following are from one region of the Acidobacteriota bacterium genome:
- a CDS encoding ROK family protein: MTKRSFTAGFDIGGTKIKYGVADAGGRLVVKGRKASPESAGAFFSLVADLWADMKRKAPGRIAACGFGIAGFFSRREQIILQSPNYSLLDGIELLSPLKKILGVPVLIDNDANMAAYGEWSGRPRKDQNSLVFLTLGTGIGSGIILEGRLWQGDNGFAGELGHLIVNPEGQRCPCGSRGCLETEVSAGRIAADYRYFARSEESLTSRDVYLRARRGDPAALKSFERSGTYLGIGLGGVISLFDPGRIVLGGGVMAAGNYILRPAVEETRRRTNPFAFARCTIERSVLGNDAGVLGAAARARNLK; this comes from the coding sequence ATGACGAAGAGGTCCTTCACCGCCGGCTTCGATATCGGCGGGACAAAGATCAAATACGGAGTGGCGGACGCCGGCGGGCGGCTCGTCGTCAAGGGCCGGAAAGCCAGCCCGGAATCGGCCGGCGCTTTCTTTTCTCTCGTGGCCGACCTCTGGGCGGACATGAAACGGAAAGCCCCGGGCCGCATCGCCGCCTGCGGCTTCGGAATCGCCGGATTTTTCAGCCGCCGGGAACAGATCATTCTCCAATCCCCCAATTACTCCCTACTCGACGGCATCGAGCTCCTCTCTCCTCTCAAGAAAATTCTCGGCGTCCCCGTCCTGATCGACAACGACGCCAACATGGCGGCATATGGGGAATGGTCCGGAAGACCCCGCAAGGACCAAAACAGCCTGGTTTTTCTCACCCTCGGAACCGGAATCGGCTCAGGAATCATTTTGGAAGGGCGCTTGTGGCAGGGAGACAACGGTTTCGCAGGCGAGCTCGGACATCTCATCGTCAATCCCGAGGGACAACGCTGCCCGTGCGGCTCGCGGGGATGCCTGGAGACCGAAGTGTCCGCCGGCCGGATCGCCGCCGACTACCGGTATTTTGCCCGGTCGGAGGAATCCCTGACGTCCCGGGACGTTTATCTTCGGGCCCGCCGAGGAGATCCCGCCGCTCTTAAAAGCTTCGAGCGCAGCGGCACCTATCTGGGGATCGGCCTGGGCGGCGTCATCAGTCTTTTTGATCCCGGGCGGATCGTTCTGGGAGGAGGTGTCATGGCCGCGGGGAATTACATTCTTCGCCCGGCCGTCGAAGAAACCCGGCGCCGGACCAACCCTTTCGCATTCGCGCGCTGCACCATCGAGCGGTCCGTTCTGGGGAATGACGCCGGAGTTCTCGGCGCCGCGGCCCGGGCCCGCAACCTGAAATAG
- a CDS encoding methyltransferase domain-containing protein: MRRTLENLTEARKRKEDLFREESEKLERRLAGESLDAREIRDALASLLDLVRRQSELADARDREWDALASNHVAMIFKSMEWRVDKLAAESADANILLKKLFLLREKLDALLNALEGAAQPSPETVRAVFGPLEDWRYAGFENRFRGYEEEVRRQQGRYLPLFRKGGAVLDLGCGRGEFLELLRDNGLAGEGVDLNGQMIDICLDKGLICEQGDLFEKLAWKDNGSLAGVFSSQVIEHLPPAYLKRLVETAFLKLEPGGVLVLETVNPTSVFALVQIFFLDLSHQKPIHPQALRFLVESAGYEDVKILFSDPLGEERLRTLPGADESSALLNANIDALNRLLFGPPNYAVTGRKT, from the coding sequence ATGCGCCGGACCCTCGAGAATCTGACCGAGGCCCGGAAACGGAAGGAAGACCTTTTCCGGGAAGAATCCGAAAAACTTGAACGCCGGCTTGCGGGCGAAAGTCTGGATGCCCGCGAAATCCGGGACGCCCTCGCCTCACTTCTCGACCTTGTCCGCCGTCAATCCGAACTCGCCGACGCCCGCGACAGGGAATGGGATGCGCTGGCCTCCAACCACGTCGCCATGATCTTCAAGAGTATGGAATGGCGGGTGGACAAGCTGGCCGCCGAGAGCGCCGACGCGAACATTCTGCTGAAAAAACTGTTTCTCCTGCGGGAAAAACTCGACGCTCTGCTCAACGCCCTGGAAGGCGCGGCCCAACCCTCTCCTGAGACCGTTCGCGCCGTCTTCGGACCTCTGGAAGATTGGCGCTACGCCGGATTTGAAAACCGGTTCCGCGGCTACGAGGAAGAAGTCCGCCGCCAGCAAGGCCGCTATCTTCCCCTCTTCCGGAAGGGCGGCGCCGTTCTGGATCTGGGTTGCGGCCGGGGGGAATTCCTGGAACTCCTGAGAGACAACGGCCTTGCGGGAGAAGGTGTCGATCTCAACGGTCAGATGATCGATATCTGCCTGGACAAGGGCCTGATCTGTGAACAGGGCGACCTGTTCGAAAAGCTGGCCTGGAAAGACAACGGATCCCTGGCCGGAGTCTTTTCCTCCCAGGTCATCGAACATCTGCCTCCCGCCTATCTCAAGCGGCTTGTCGAAACCGCCTTTCTCAAGCTCGAGCCCGGAGGCGTTCTTGTCCTGGAGACGGTCAACCCGACATCCGTCTTTGCGCTTGTTCAGATTTTCTTCCTGGATCTGTCCCATCAGAAACCCATCCATCCCCAGGCCCTTCGGTTTCTGGTGGAAAGTGCCGGTTACGAAGACGTGAAAATCCTGTTTTCCGATCCCCTGGGCGAGGAACGACTCCGAACCCTGCCCGGCGCGGATGAATCGTCGGCCCTCCTCAATGCCAACATCGACGCCTTGAACCGGCTGCTTTTCGGACCTCCGAACTATGCCGTCACGGGCCGGAAAACATGA
- the tatA gene encoding twin-arginine translocase TatA/TatE family subunit → MMFLLGPVGPTELILILLIVIIIFGAKKLPDLGKSLGEGIKNFKKSMSHKDREDQDSASPKDEPPTN, encoded by the coding sequence ATGATGTTTCTTCTCGGCCCCGTCGGACCTACGGAACTCATTCTCATTCTGCTCATCGTCATCATCATTTTCGGCGCCAAAAAGCTCCCCGATCTCGGAAAATCCCTGGGCGAGGGAATCAAGAACTTCAAGAAATCCATGAGTCACAAGGACCGCGAGGACCAGGATTCCGCCTCGCCGAAGGACGAACCACCCACGAATTGA
- the lepA gene encoding translation elongation factor 4, with translation MDKIRNFSIIAHVDHGKSTLADRFIEMTGALSSRELKAQVLDTMDLERERGITIKAQTVRLHYKSRSGETYVLNLIDTPGHVDFSYEVSRSLSACEGAVLVIDASQGVEAQTLANTYLALQNDLVLVPVINKIDLPQADPEQTLEQMENIIGLGREEALLVSAKKGMGIEDVCEAVVQRIPPPKGDPKGPLKALLFDSWFDSYRGVIVLVRIVNGELRRGDGLVLMASGAEYEAEEIGWLTPKPVKADVLHAGEVGYLIAGIRKLSDARVGDTVTHRKRPTASAFPGFREAKPMVFCGLFPAGDSGIEDLREALEKLRLNDASVTYEPENSPALGLGFRAGFLGLLHREIVQERLERDFDLSLVTTAPSVGYRVTRISGEVLEIHNPSGLPDTAEIAKIEEPYIEVIILTPDKYIGALLKILETRRGEQKKMEYVSPKRVLLAYLMPLNEVVFDFFSLLKSVSQGYASMDYEFHGYRESPLVKLDILINRDVVDALSLIVHKDKAYAVGRALVDKMRRAIPRQQYEVALQAAVGKRIIARETVKAFRKDVLAKLYGGDYTRKMKVLAKQKEGKKRMRRIGRVDIPQEAFLAILEVK, from the coding sequence ATGGACAAGATCCGGAATTTTTCGATCATCGCCCACGTGGATCACGGGAAATCCACGCTGGCCGACCGTTTTATCGAAATGACCGGAGCTCTGTCTTCGCGGGAGCTCAAAGCCCAGGTCCTGGATACCATGGATCTCGAACGCGAGCGCGGCATCACGATCAAGGCCCAGACCGTCCGCCTCCATTATAAAAGCCGCTCCGGGGAGACCTATGTTCTCAATCTCATCGACACCCCGGGGCACGTGGATTTCTCCTATGAAGTGTCGAGGAGTCTTTCCGCCTGCGAAGGAGCGGTTCTGGTCATCGACGCCTCCCAGGGCGTCGAGGCCCAAACTCTGGCCAACACCTACCTCGCCCTCCAGAACGATCTCGTTCTCGTCCCGGTGATCAACAAGATCGACCTGCCCCAGGCCGATCCGGAGCAGACCCTGGAACAGATGGAAAACATCATCGGTCTCGGCCGCGAGGAGGCCCTTCTCGTGAGCGCCAAAAAGGGGATGGGCATCGAGGATGTCTGCGAGGCCGTCGTCCAAAGGATTCCTCCACCCAAAGGGGATCCCAAGGGGCCGCTCAAGGCGCTGCTGTTCGACTCCTGGTTCGATTCCTACCGCGGCGTCATCGTCCTCGTCCGCATTGTGAACGGGGAGCTTCGCCGGGGGGACGGCCTTGTTCTCATGGCCTCGGGCGCCGAGTACGAGGCCGAGGAAATCGGCTGGTTGACCCCCAAGCCGGTCAAGGCGGACGTTCTGCATGCGGGCGAAGTCGGATATCTCATCGCCGGAATCCGCAAGCTCAGCGATGCCCGGGTCGGCGACACCGTCACCCACCGAAAGCGCCCGACGGCCTCGGCTTTCCCCGGATTCCGGGAGGCCAAGCCCATGGTCTTCTGCGGGCTTTTTCCGGCCGGAGATAGCGGGATCGAAGATCTGAGGGAAGCCCTCGAGAAACTCCGTCTGAACGACGCTTCGGTCACCTACGAACCGGAAAACTCCCCGGCCCTGGGGCTGGGATTCCGGGCGGGTTTCCTGGGGCTTCTCCACCGCGAGATCGTCCAGGAGCGCCTGGAGCGTGATTTCGATCTCAGCCTGGTCACCACCGCCCCGAGTGTCGGTTACCGCGTCACCCGAATCTCCGGGGAGGTTCTGGAAATCCATAACCCGTCCGGACTTCCCGATACCGCCGAAATCGCCAAAATCGAGGAGCCCTACATTGAGGTGATCATTCTGACGCCCGACAAGTATATCGGGGCTTTGCTCAAAATCCTCGAGACCCGCCGGGGCGAGCAGAAAAAGATGGAGTACGTCAGTCCGAAGCGGGTTCTTCTGGCTTATCTCATGCCTCTGAACGAGGTGGTCTTCGATTTCTTTTCCCTGCTCAAGTCCGTATCCCAGGGCTACGCCTCGATGGATTATGAATTCCACGGCTATCGCGAATCTCCCCTGGTCAAGCTGGACATCCTGATCAACCGCGATGTCGTGGACGCGTTGTCCCTTATCGTTCATAAGGACAAGGCCTATGCCGTCGGCCGGGCCCTTGTCGACAAGATGCGCCGGGCCATCCCCCGCCAACAGTACGAGGTCGCTCTCCAGGCGGCCGTCGGCAAGAGAATCATCGCCCGCGAGACGGTCAAGGCCTTCCGCAAGGATGTCCTGGCCAAGCTCTACGGCGGGGATTACACAAGGAAGATGAAGGTCCTGGCCAAACAGAAGGAAGGCAAAAAACGCATGCGCCGCATCGGCCGGGTCGACATTCCCCAGGAAGCCTTCCTGGCCATCCTTGAAGTCAAGTGA
- the mtnA gene encoding S-methyl-5-thioribose-1-phosphate isomerase, which produces MLPTITWKNNTVVMIDQRKLPAREAYIACRTVEAVARAIESLVIRGAPAIGVAAAYGVALGMQGLRKSDASRMDALFERVFRRIERTRPTARNLFWALERMRGTYDAAKPSGPAAVSRALLAEARAMDAEDAEINRRIGFHGRAVVDDGMNILTHCNAGALATSDYGTALGVVRAAVEEGKSVRVFADETRPVLQGARLTCWELLRDRIPVVLITDNMAGWLMKNGEIHLVVVGADRIAANGDTANKIGTYSAAVLARENGIPFYVAAPFSTVDLSLRTGRDIPIEERDGDEVRCWGGRLTTIAGVPVRNPAFDVTPARYISGIVTENGIARPPFGKNLRRLAGTGS; this is translated from the coding sequence ATGCTGCCGACCATAACCTGGAAAAACAACACGGTCGTCATGATCGATCAACGCAAGCTTCCGGCCCGGGAGGCCTATATCGCCTGCCGGACCGTCGAGGCCGTCGCCCGGGCCATCGAAAGCCTGGTCATCCGGGGGGCTCCGGCCATCGGCGTTGCCGCCGCTTACGGGGTCGCTCTGGGAATGCAGGGTTTGCGGAAATCAGACGCTTCCCGCATGGACGCCCTGTTCGAACGCGTTTTCAGGAGAATCGAACGGACGAGGCCGACGGCCCGGAACCTGTTCTGGGCTCTGGAGAGAATGCGGGGGACCTATGATGCGGCCAAACCCTCGGGTCCGGCGGCGGTTTCCCGAGCCTTGCTGGCGGAGGCCAGGGCCATGGACGCCGAGGATGCCGAGATCAACCGAAGGATCGGCTTCCACGGCCGGGCCGTGGTCGACGACGGCATGAACATCCTCACCCATTGCAACGCCGGCGCTCTGGCCACCTCGGATTATGGAACGGCCCTCGGCGTTGTCCGGGCCGCGGTCGAGGAGGGGAAGTCCGTCCGCGTCTTCGCCGATGAAACGCGGCCGGTTCTCCAGGGCGCCCGCCTGACCTGCTGGGAGCTGCTGCGGGACCGGATTCCGGTCGTCCTGATTACGGACAACATGGCCGGCTGGCTGATGAAAAACGGAGAGATCCATCTTGTCGTTGTCGGCGCCGACCGCATCGCCGCCAACGGGGACACCGCCAACAAGATCGGCACCTATTCGGCGGCCGTTCTGGCCCGGGAAAACGGTATCCCGTTTTACGTGGCCGCGCCGTTCAGCACCGTGGACTTGAGCCTGCGGACGGGCCGGGATATCCCCATCGAGGAACGTGACGGGGATGAAGTGCGGTGCTGGGGCGGTCGTTTGACGACCATCGCCGGCGTCCCGGTGCGCAATCCCGCTTTCGACGTCACCCCGGCCCGCTACATCAGTGGGATCGTCACGGAAAACGGCATCGCCCGGCCGCCGTTCGGAAAAAATCTGCGCCGCCTGGCCGGGACGGGAAGCTGA
- the tsaD gene encoding tRNA (adenosine(37)-N6)-threonylcarbamoyltransferase complex transferase subunit TsaD: MPEPVVLGIETSCDETSAAVLRGRTILSNIVLSQDEIHAPYGGVVPELASRQHIRNIEPIVRESLDRAGIGLEEINLFAVTRGPGLIGSLLVGLCFAKGLAYYFKKPLIGINHLEAHCEAAFLENPDIPLPALALLVSGGHTSLYIIDAPLSFRILGRTRDDAAGEALDKVAKFLGLGYPGGPAIEKGARGGDNRAFAFALPRTKDRSLDFSFSGLKTAALKHIREKSLTADSPALADFLAGFEEAVARALIRNLTAAADACEPRALILCGGVARNTRLRTRFHEYAGRAGLPAFVPSPRLCTDNAAMIAGLALKKFEAGADGGSALELDAFAR, translated from the coding sequence GTGCCTGAACCTGTCGTCCTGGGGATCGAGACCTCATGCGACGAAACGTCGGCCGCCGTTCTCCGCGGCCGGACCATCCTCAGCAATATCGTTCTGTCCCAGGACGAGATCCACGCCCCCTACGGAGGCGTCGTCCCCGAGCTGGCCTCGCGCCAGCATATCCGGAACATCGAACCCATCGTCCGGGAGAGTCTTGACCGGGCCGGAATCGGACTTGAAGAGATCAACCTCTTCGCCGTGACCCGGGGACCCGGCCTCATCGGCTCGCTTCTCGTCGGCCTCTGCTTCGCCAAGGGACTGGCCTATTATTTCAAAAAGCCGCTCATCGGCATCAACCACCTTGAAGCCCACTGCGAGGCCGCTTTTCTTGAAAACCCCGACATCCCTCTGCCCGCCCTGGCTCTTCTGGTATCCGGAGGGCATACGTCTCTCTACATCATCGACGCCCCCCTGTCCTTCCGCATCCTCGGAAGAACCCGCGACGACGCCGCCGGAGAGGCTTTGGACAAGGTGGCCAAGTTTCTCGGACTTGGCTACCCCGGCGGTCCGGCCATCGAGAAGGGCGCCCGCGGCGGCGACAATCGAGCCTTCGCCTTCGCTTTGCCCCGGACAAAAGACAGGAGTCTGGATTTCAGTTTCAGCGGTTTGAAAACGGCGGCGCTCAAACATATCCGCGAGAAATCCCTGACCGCCGATTCTCCGGCGTTGGCCGATTTCCTGGCCGGCTTCGAAGAGGCCGTTGCCCGGGCCCTGATTCGGAATTTAACGGCGGCGGCCGACGCCTGCGAACCCCGGGCCCTCATCCTCTGCGGCGGCGTCGCCCGCAACACCAGGCTCCGGACCCGGTTCCACGAGTATGCCGGACGTGCCGGGCTTCCGGCCTTTGTTCCCTCGCCCCGCCTCTGTACCGACAATGCGGCCATGATCGCCGGCCTGGCCCTGAAAAAATTCGAGGCCGGCGCGGACGGCGGGTCCGCCCTCGAACTCGACGCCTTCGCCCGCTGA
- a CDS encoding glycosyltransferase family 2 protein, translating into MDPRRKDKKIIVVMPAYNAEKTLERTLADIPRDWVDDILLVDDCSRDGTVALARRLGLKVFVHDRNRGYGGNQKTCYRRALELGGDIMIMIHPDHQYDPRVIPGLVLPLLEGDCDAVFGSRMLGGHPLEGGMPKWKYLANIFLTAFENATFYMYLTEYHSGLRAYSRRYLETVKFELNSDDFVLDSEIIAQGVVHGLRIREIPIETRYFPEASQVGFWRSTVYGLSILKTLVKFKLHKKGIRRFAQFA; encoded by the coding sequence ATGGACCCGCGTCGAAAAGATAAAAAGATCATTGTCGTCATGCCGGCCTACAACGCCGAAAAGACGCTGGAGAGAACTCTGGCCGATATCCCCCGGGACTGGGTGGACGACATCCTTCTCGTCGACGATTGCAGCCGGGACGGCACGGTGGCTCTCGCGCGCCGTCTCGGTCTCAAGGTTTTCGTCCATGACCGGAACCGCGGCTATGGGGGAAACCAGAAAACCTGTTATCGACGCGCTCTCGAACTCGGCGGCGACATCATGATCATGATCCATCCGGACCACCAGTACGATCCCCGGGTGATCCCCGGCCTTGTCCTCCCGCTTCTCGAGGGCGACTGCGATGCCGTCTTCGGATCACGGATGTTGGGCGGCCATCCTCTCGAGGGCGGCATGCCGAAGTGGAAATACCTGGCCAATATCTTCCTGACGGCTTTCGAGAATGCGACATTCTATATGTATCTCACCGAATATCACTCGGGGCTCCGGGCCTATTCCCGCCGCTATCTCGAGACCGTGAAATTCGAGCTGAACTCGGACGATTTCGTCTTAGATTCGGAAATCATCGCCCAGGGCGTCGTTCACGGCCTGCGAATCCGGGAAATTCCGATCGAGACGCGCTACTTTCCCGAGGCCTCCCAGGTGGGGTTTTGGCGCAGCACGGTCTATGGACTGTCCATCCTCAAAACCCTTGTCAAGTTCAAGCTCCACAAAAAAGGGATCCGGCGCTTCGCCCAATTCGCCTAG
- a CDS encoding TolC family protein, translated as MRIRIAMILALGAILTVAPAARAAGDKTGTALTLDDCIARAVRHNLNVAVEVVGPELAAASLARTREKYLPQLDLRFNGDSQEQPSYWFLQGEETIVSRLNTYGFSVVQQVPMGGQASLSLQSYMSDTNQAYQLINPRYGSTLRFDFNQPLLRNFGAAASRREILVARNNLDISESRFKTVLADTIYQVQEAYWNLVYAADNLAVRRQTLELARDLLAKNRREAEIGTLAPIEVLNAETVVAQREADILQAEAMVSRAEDVLKALINLGGDGGAEETQVVPTDRPVFRETKVSTENILAGALAGRPELESSRAGLANSQVNFGFARNQLLPRLDFTLSYWSPGISGDRILYAGDNPFLGIIIGKEKGSAADSIRDAFRFLYENWTLGLTLSVPVADLVGRANYATAKLELEQSRAGLKAQEQQIELEVRDAVRSVETDAKRVAAYRMARELAEKRLEAENKKLGVGLSTNYFVLQFQEEAANARAMEIKALVDYNLSLARIDKVSGRSLTAHNITLMR; from the coding sequence ATGAGAATCCGCATCGCCATGATTCTTGCCCTTGGGGCGATTTTGACCGTCGCACCGGCAGCCCGGGCGGCTGGAGACAAGACCGGAACGGCCTTGACACTGGACGACTGCATCGCGCGGGCGGTCCGGCACAATTTGAACGTGGCCGTTGAGGTCGTCGGTCCGGAGCTGGCCGCGGCGTCGCTGGCCCGGACCCGGGAGAAGTACCTGCCTCAGCTGGATCTGCGTTTTAACGGCGACAGCCAGGAACAGCCGTCTTACTGGTTTCTCCAGGGCGAAGAGACCATCGTTTCCCGCTTGAACACTTACGGATTTTCAGTCGTTCAGCAGGTGCCGATGGGCGGCCAGGCCTCCCTTTCGCTTCAGTCCTACATGTCGGACACGAACCAGGCCTACCAGCTCATCAATCCCCGATACGGAAGCACGCTCCGGTTCGACTTCAATCAGCCCCTTCTCCGAAATTTCGGCGCCGCGGCAAGCCGCCGCGAGATCCTCGTCGCCCGCAACAACCTGGACATTTCAGAAAGCCGGTTCAAGACCGTGCTGGCCGATACGATCTATCAGGTTCAGGAAGCCTATTGGAACCTGGTTTACGCCGCGGACAACCTGGCCGTGAGGCGGCAGACCCTGGAACTGGCCCGCGACCTTCTGGCCAAAAACCGGAGGGAGGCCGAGATCGGCACCCTGGCCCCGATCGAAGTTTTGAACGCCGAGACCGTGGTCGCCCAGAGAGAAGCGGACATTCTCCAGGCCGAAGCCATGGTCAGCCGAGCCGAGGATGTCCTCAAGGCTTTGATCAACCTCGGTGGGGACGGAGGGGCCGAGGAAACCCAAGTCGTTCCGACGGATCGACCTGTTTTCCGGGAAACCAAGGTGTCCACGGAGAACATTCTGGCCGGAGCTCTGGCCGGAAGGCCCGAACTCGAATCGTCCCGGGCGGGACTGGCCAACAGCCAAGTCAACTTCGGTTTTGCCAGAAATCAGCTTCTGCCCCGCCTGGACTTCACGTTGTCCTACTGGAGCCCGGGGATCTCGGGCGACCGCATCCTCTACGCCGGCGACAATCCCTTTCTCGGCATCATCATCGGCAAGGAAAAGGGCAGTGCCGCGGATTCAATCCGCGATGCCTTCAGATTCCTCTATGAAAACTGGACGTTGGGGTTGACCCTTTCGGTGCCCGTTGCCGATCTCGTCGGCCGGGCCAATTATGCGACGGCGAAACTCGAGTTGGAACAGAGCCGGGCCGGACTCAAGGCTCAGGAACAGCAGATCGAACTCGAGGTGCGGGACGCCGTCCGGAGCGTCGAAACCGATGCCAAGCGCGTCGCCGCCTACCGTATGGCCCGCGAATTGGCCGAAAAAAGACTGGAGGCCGAAAACAAGAAGCTCGGCGTCGGACTGTCCACGAATTACTTCGTCCTCCAGTTCCAGGAGGAGGCGGCCAACGCCCGGGCGATGGAAATCAAGGCTCTGGTCGATTATAATCTGAGCCTGGCCCGGATCGACAAGGTCTCGGGACGGAGCCTGACGGCCCACAACATCACCCTCATGCGGTGA
- a CDS encoding phosphatase PAP2 family protein, which yields MKETLRTLGRYRWQLFVFLVMLALKDFVDTINDPVRHALRLNFTPWIHALEGDAVRHIQQAFKNDILTVILGYNYIIGYIAIAFFGLVIFAWKNNWRLASLTAMNFFMIYLITIPFYLFFPVDVTSDYLPSMEPLMYRLSPWFHEFFVGSDPFDNCIPSLHIGLPLGLYLCLAAELNRQKAWKIRIYKAFMIFTAVQIAVFAFSILYLGIHWITDIFVGIAFGLAGAWAVDYYTDGVFFRLDRLERTHIRRLLRKLPGFRKIRLETGNENAI from the coding sequence ATGAAGGAGACATTACGGACGCTGGGACGTTACCGCTGGCAGTTGTTTGTCTTTCTGGTGATGCTGGCGCTCAAGGATTTCGTGGACACCATCAATGATCCCGTGCGCCACGCCCTCCGCCTGAACTTCACGCCCTGGATTCACGCCCTGGAGGGCGACGCGGTGCGGCACATCCAGCAGGCGTTCAAGAACGACATCCTGACCGTGATCCTGGGCTACAACTACATCATCGGCTACATCGCCATTGCCTTTTTCGGACTGGTGATTTTCGCCTGGAAGAACAACTGGCGGCTGGCCTCCCTCACGGCCATGAATTTTTTCATGATCTATCTGATCACCATCCCGTTTTATCTCTTCTTCCCCGTGGATGTGACCTCGGACTACCTGCCGTCCATGGAACCCCTCATGTATCGTCTTTCCCCGTGGTTTCATGAGTTTTTTGTGGGCAGCGATCCATTCGATAACTGCATTCCCTCGCTTCATATCGGACTGCCCCTGGGACTGTACCTGTGCCTGGCCGCCGAGCTTAACAGGCAGAAGGCCTGGAAAATCCGGATCTATAAGGCTTTCATGATCTTCACGGCTGTTCAAATCGCCGTCTTTGCCTTCTCCATCCTCTATCTCGGCATCCATTGGATCACCGACATTTTCGTGGGCATAGCCTTCGGCTTGGCCGGGGCCTGGGCCGTGGACTATTACACCGACGGGGTCTTTTTCAGGCTCGACAGACTGGAGAGAACCCACATCCGCAGGTTGTTGAGAAAACTCCCGGGATTCCGGAAAATCAGACTCGAGACCGGGAACGAAAACGCTATTTAA